One window of the Spea bombifrons isolate aSpeBom1 chromosome 8, aSpeBom1.2.pri, whole genome shotgun sequence genome contains the following:
- the FAM78A gene encoding protein FAM78A yields MDIAREIHNIIVRQREEELDGRNNYRLSMRRLPQDCLNLLEIALVLNTMGCIQSLSCKPKVFRESIAVLDVKASIDPTPTSIDESSNVVLRYRTPHFRASAQVLVPPVPGKETWRVGWIQGCNQMEFYNHYGELGMSSWELPDLEKGKIPVISDSDGVNYPWYGNTTETCTITGPTKRDTRFIVSMNDNFYPSVTWAVPVNEGNVPKLTAIHRDQSFTTWLVAINMSTGEHVILHTIKWRMKLEIKVDPNLPLGQRAKLCEPFTQESPQVLSKNEPIPPSALVKPNANDAQVLMWRPKEGQAVVVIGPRHQRIKEDKTNRLLNGRHE; encoded by the exons ATGGATATAGCACGGGAGATCCACAATATTATCGTCAGACAAAGGGAGGAAGAGTTGGACGGCAGAAATAACTATCGCCTCTCAATGCGTCGCCTCCCCCAAGACTGTTTGAACCTGCTAGAGATTGCCCTGGTGTTAAATACCATGGGATGCATTCAAAGCCTTAGCTGCAAACCCAAGGTCTTCAGAGAGTCCATCGCTGTCCTGGACGTCAAAGCCTCCATCGACCCCACTCCCACCAGCATCGACGAGTCGTCCAACGTGGTCCTCAGATACCGGACGCCCCATTTCCGAGCCTCTGCCCAAGTGTTAGTGCCTCCCGTTCCCGGGAAGGAGACCTGGAGAGTTGGTTGGATCCAGGGCTGCAACCAGATGGAGTTCTACAACCACTATGGAGAGCTTGGCAT GTCCAGCTGGGAACTGCCAGACCTTGAGAAAGGTAAAATCCCGGTTATCAGCGACTCCGATGGAGTGAACTACCCTTGGTACGGCAATACCACAGAGACCTGCACCATTACTGGACCCACCAAACGGGACACCAGGTTCATTGTCAGCATGAATGATAACTTCTACCCAAGTGTAACGTGGGCTGTCCCCGTCAACGAGGGGAATGTACCCAAGTTGACGGCGATCCACAGAGACCAGAGTTTTACCACTTGGCTGGTGGCCATCAACATGTCTACTGGTGAGCATGTAATCCTCCACACTATAAAATGGAGGATGAAACTGGAAATAAAAGTCGACCCAAACCTGCCCTTGGGGCAGAGAGCCAAGCTCTGTGAGCCTTTCACCCAAGAGTCGCCGCAGGTGCTTTCCAAAAACGAACCCATACCGCCCAGCGCGCTTGTAAAACCCAACGCCAACGATGCCCAGGTACTTATGTGGAGGCCGAAGGAAGGACAGGCAGTTGTGGTCATAGGCCCCAGGCACCAGCGGATCAAAGAAGATAAAACCAACAGGCTGCTCAATGGACGACATGAGTGA
- the PLPP7 gene encoding inactive phospholipid phosphatase 7, with protein sequence MPAQQRRIRTRDRNNALARPEFMSLNQPPTLTQEGRSPNRKQSGQTGNSSEGSREKSQSQLLPEEDCMQLNPSFKGIAWNSLMAIDICMSKRLGVCANSASSWGSARSMVTLIGITSHGLPWIGGAIVCLWNSNTLAGQEVLTNLLLALMLDILTVAGVQKLVKRRGPYEMTPGILDYLVLDVYAFPAGHASRATMVSKFFLNHLVLAIPLRVLLVLWAFLVGLSRIMIGRHHITDVLGGFVIGYLQFNFVEFLWLSSNTCQMLSSFW encoded by the exons ATGCCAGCCCAGCAGCGACGGATTAGAACCCGGGACAGGAATAATGCTCTGGCCAGACCGGAATTCATGTCTCTAAATCAGCCGCCGACGTTGACCCAGGAGGGCCGAAGCCCCAACAGAAAACAGAGCGGGCAAACGGGCAACTCCAGCGAGGGCTCGAGGGAAAAATCGCAAAGCCAGCTGCTTCCCGAAGAAGACTGCATGCAGCTGAACCCTTCTTTCAAAGGCATCGCGTGGAATTCACTGATGGCCATTGATATCTGTATGTCCAAGCGGCTGGGCGTTTGCGCCAACAGTGCTTCATCTTGGGGAAGCGCCCGCTCCATGGTCACGTTGATCGGAATAACCAGCCATGGGTTGCCTTGGATTGGGGGAGCGATAGTTTGTTTGTGGAACAGCAACACATTGGCGGGGCAAGAAGTCCTAACAAACCTGCTGCTCG CCCTGATGCTGGACATTCTGACTGTGGCCGGAGTGCAGAAGCTGGTAAAGCGTCGCGGTCCGTATGAGATGACTCCTGGAATTCTGGACTACCTTGTCCTCGATGTGTATGCCTTCCCTGCTGGACATGCCAGCAGAGCCACCATGGTATCTAAGTTCTTCCTCAACCATTTGGTACTTGCCATCCCACTTCGCGTTCTGCTGGTCCTCTGGGCCTTTTTAGTTGGATTATCTCGTATCATGATTGGCCGACATCACATAACTGATGTTTTAGGAGGGTTTGTGATTGGCTATCTGCAGTTTAACTTTGTGGAGTTTCTCTGGCTTTCTTCGAACACTTGCCAGATGTTGTCCTCCTTCTGGTAA